Proteins encoded by one window of Vigna radiata var. radiata cultivar VC1973A chromosome 5, Vradiata_ver6, whole genome shotgun sequence:
- the LOC106760903 gene encoding guanine nucleotide-binding protein alpha-1 subunit isoform X2, producing MGLVCSKRRRFRDADAEENAQDAEIERRIELETKAEKHIQKLLLLGAGESGKSTIFKQIKLLFQTGFDDAELKSYIPVIHANVFQTIKLLHDGSKELAQNDADSSKYVISNENQDIGEKLSEIGGRLDYPRLTKELAQEIETLWEDAAIQETYARANELQVPDCTHYFMENLERLSDANYVPTKEDILYARVRTTGVVEIQFSPVGENKRSGEVYRLFDVGGQRNERRKWIHLFEGVTAVIFCAAISEYDQTLYEDENKNRMMETKELFEWVLKQPCFEVPLNVCEWFKEYQPVSTGKQEIEHAYEFVKKKFEELYFQSIAPDHVDRVFKIYRTTALDQKLVKKTFKLVDETLRRRNLFEAGLL from the exons ATGGGCTTAGTCTGCAGCAAAAGACGACGTTTTCGTGATGCTGATGCTGAAGAAAATGCTCAG GATGCCGAAATTGAAAGAAGAATCGAGTTAGAAACAAAGGCTGAAAAACATATTCAGAAACTTCTACTATTAG GTGCTGGAGAGTCTGGGAAGTCTACAATCTTTAAGCAG ATAAAACTTTTGTTTCAAACTGGCTTCGACGATGCTGAGCTAAAAAGCTACATACCAGTCATTCATGCTAACGTGTTTCAGACAATAAAA CTACTGCATGATGGGTCAAAAGAGTTAGCGCAGAATGATGCTGATTCTTCAAAGTACGTAATATCTAATGAAAACCAG GACATTGGGGAAAAGCTCTCAGAAATAGGAGGCAGGCTGGATTACCCGCGTCTTACCAAGGAGCTTGCGCAGGAAATTGAGACTCTGTGGGAAGATGCTGCAATTCAG GAAACATATGCCCGTGCTAATGAACTCCAAGTTCCAGATTGCACccattatttcatggaaaattTGGAGAGACTGTCTGATGCAAATTATGTTCCGACAAAG GAGGATATTTTGTATGCAAGAGTTCGTACAACTGGTGTTGTCGAGATCCAATTCAG TCCTGTCGGAGAAAATAAGAGAAGTGGTGAAGTCTATAGACTCTTTGATGTTGGTGGCCAGAGAAATGAGAGGAGAAAGTGGATCCATCTTTTTGAAGGAGTTACAGCTGTAATATTCTGTGCTGCAATTAGCGA GTATGATCAAACACTTTATGAGGATGAAAACAAGAACAGAATGATGGAGACTAAGGAACTTTTTGAGTGGGTTCTGAAGCAACCATGTTTtgag GTTCCGCTCAATGTGTGTGAGTGGTTCAAAGAATACCAGCCAGTTTCAACAGGGAAGCAAGAGATAGAACACGCGTACGA GTTTGTGAAGAAAAAGTTTGAGGAATTGTATTTCCAGAGCATTGCTCCTGACCACGTAGATCGTGTGTTCAAGATATACCGGACCACTGCTCTTGATCAGAAGCTTGTGAAAAAGACTTTCAAGCTTGTTGACGAGACTTTGAGACGGAGGAATCTGTTTGAAGCTGGCTTATTATGA
- the LOC106760903 gene encoding guanine nucleotide-binding protein alpha-1 subunit isoform X3, producing MGLVCSKRRRFRDADAEENAQDAEIERRIELETKAEKHIQKLLLLGAGESGKSTIFKQIKLLFQTGFDDAELKSYIPVIHANVFQTIKDIGEKLSEIGGRLDYPRLTKELAQEIETLWEDAAIQETYARANELQVPDCTHYFMENLERLSDANYVPTKEDILYARVRTTGVVEIQFSPVGENKRSGEVYRLFDVGGQRNERRKWIHLFEGVTAVIFCAAISEYDQTLYEDENKNRMMETKELFEWVLKQPCFEKTSFMLFLNKFDIFEKKILKVPLNVCEWFKEYQPVSTGKQEIEHAYEFVKKKFEELYFQSIAPDHVDRVFKIYRTTALDQKLVKKTFKLVDETLRRRNLFEAGLL from the exons ATGGGCTTAGTCTGCAGCAAAAGACGACGTTTTCGTGATGCTGATGCTGAAGAAAATGCTCAG GATGCCGAAATTGAAAGAAGAATCGAGTTAGAAACAAAGGCTGAAAAACATATTCAGAAACTTCTACTATTAG GTGCTGGAGAGTCTGGGAAGTCTACAATCTTTAAGCAG ATAAAACTTTTGTTTCAAACTGGCTTCGACGATGCTGAGCTAAAAAGCTACATACCAGTCATTCATGCTAACGTGTTTCAGACAATAAAA GACATTGGGGAAAAGCTCTCAGAAATAGGAGGCAGGCTGGATTACCCGCGTCTTACCAAGGAGCTTGCGCAGGAAATTGAGACTCTGTGGGAAGATGCTGCAATTCAG GAAACATATGCCCGTGCTAATGAACTCCAAGTTCCAGATTGCACccattatttcatggaaaattTGGAGAGACTGTCTGATGCAAATTATGTTCCGACAAAG GAGGATATTTTGTATGCAAGAGTTCGTACAACTGGTGTTGTCGAGATCCAATTCAG TCCTGTCGGAGAAAATAAGAGAAGTGGTGAAGTCTATAGACTCTTTGATGTTGGTGGCCAGAGAAATGAGAGGAGAAAGTGGATCCATCTTTTTGAAGGAGTTACAGCTGTAATATTCTGTGCTGCAATTAGCGA GTATGATCAAACACTTTATGAGGATGAAAACAAGAACAGAATGATGGAGACTAAGGAACTTTTTGAGTGGGTTCTGAAGCAACCATGTTTtgag AAAACATCCttcatgttatttttaaacaagtttGACATATTTGAAAAGAAGATCCTGAAA GTTCCGCTCAATGTGTGTGAGTGGTTCAAAGAATACCAGCCAGTTTCAACAGGGAAGCAAGAGATAGAACACGCGTACGA GTTTGTGAAGAAAAAGTTTGAGGAATTGTATTTCCAGAGCATTGCTCCTGACCACGTAGATCGTGTGTTCAAGATATACCGGACCACTGCTCTTGATCAGAAGCTTGTGAAAAAGACTTTCAAGCTTGTTGACGAGACTTTGAGACGGAGGAATCTGTTTGAAGCTGGCTTATTATGA
- the LOC106760903 gene encoding guanine nucleotide-binding protein alpha-1 subunit isoform X1, with amino-acid sequence MGLVCSKRRRFRDADAEENAQDAEIERRIELETKAEKHIQKLLLLGAGESGKSTIFKQIKLLFQTGFDDAELKSYIPVIHANVFQTIKLLHDGSKELAQNDADSSKYVISNENQDIGEKLSEIGGRLDYPRLTKELAQEIETLWEDAAIQETYARANELQVPDCTHYFMENLERLSDANYVPTKEDILYARVRTTGVVEIQFSPVGENKRSGEVYRLFDVGGQRNERRKWIHLFEGVTAVIFCAAISEYDQTLYEDENKNRMMETKELFEWVLKQPCFEKTSFMLFLNKFDIFEKKILKVPLNVCEWFKEYQPVSTGKQEIEHAYEFVKKKFEELYFQSIAPDHVDRVFKIYRTTALDQKLVKKTFKLVDETLRRRNLFEAGLL; translated from the exons ATGGGCTTAGTCTGCAGCAAAAGACGACGTTTTCGTGATGCTGATGCTGAAGAAAATGCTCAG GATGCCGAAATTGAAAGAAGAATCGAGTTAGAAACAAAGGCTGAAAAACATATTCAGAAACTTCTACTATTAG GTGCTGGAGAGTCTGGGAAGTCTACAATCTTTAAGCAG ATAAAACTTTTGTTTCAAACTGGCTTCGACGATGCTGAGCTAAAAAGCTACATACCAGTCATTCATGCTAACGTGTTTCAGACAATAAAA CTACTGCATGATGGGTCAAAAGAGTTAGCGCAGAATGATGCTGATTCTTCAAAGTACGTAATATCTAATGAAAACCAG GACATTGGGGAAAAGCTCTCAGAAATAGGAGGCAGGCTGGATTACCCGCGTCTTACCAAGGAGCTTGCGCAGGAAATTGAGACTCTGTGGGAAGATGCTGCAATTCAG GAAACATATGCCCGTGCTAATGAACTCCAAGTTCCAGATTGCACccattatttcatggaaaattTGGAGAGACTGTCTGATGCAAATTATGTTCCGACAAAG GAGGATATTTTGTATGCAAGAGTTCGTACAACTGGTGTTGTCGAGATCCAATTCAG TCCTGTCGGAGAAAATAAGAGAAGTGGTGAAGTCTATAGACTCTTTGATGTTGGTGGCCAGAGAAATGAGAGGAGAAAGTGGATCCATCTTTTTGAAGGAGTTACAGCTGTAATATTCTGTGCTGCAATTAGCGA GTATGATCAAACACTTTATGAGGATGAAAACAAGAACAGAATGATGGAGACTAAGGAACTTTTTGAGTGGGTTCTGAAGCAACCATGTTTtgag AAAACATCCttcatgttatttttaaacaagtttGACATATTTGAAAAGAAGATCCTGAAA GTTCCGCTCAATGTGTGTGAGTGGTTCAAAGAATACCAGCCAGTTTCAACAGGGAAGCAAGAGATAGAACACGCGTACGA GTTTGTGAAGAAAAAGTTTGAGGAATTGTATTTCCAGAGCATTGCTCCTGACCACGTAGATCGTGTGTTCAAGATATACCGGACCACTGCTCTTGATCAGAAGCTTGTGAAAAAGACTTTCAAGCTTGTTGACGAGACTTTGAGACGGAGGAATCTGTTTGAAGCTGGCTTATTATGA